From the genome of Thauera chlorobenzoica:
TGGAAGCCGCCGTGCGCACCATCGCCGGCTCCGCCCGCAGCATGGGCATCACCGTGGAGGGCCTGTAATCATGGCGAAACTGTCCAAGCGAGTTCAGGCGCTGCGCGCCAAGGTTGACCGCAACCAGGCCTACCCGGTCGCCGACGCCCTGCGTCTGGTCAAGGAGTGCGCCACCGCCAAGTTCGACGAGTCGATCGATATCGCCGTCAATCTCGGCGTCGATGCACGCAAGTCGGACCAGGTCGTGCGCGGCTCGGTCGTGCTCCCCGCGGGGACCGGCAAGGCGGTGCGCGTGGCGGTGTTCGCCCAGGGCGAGAAGGCCGAAGCCGCGCGTGCGGCGGGCGCCGACGTGGTTGGTTTCGACGATCTCGCCGAGCAGGTCAAGGCCGGCAACCTGGACTTCGACATCTGCATCGCTACGCCCGACGCCATGCGCGTGGTCGGTCAGCTCGGCCAGATCCTCGGTCCGCGCGGCCTGATGCCGAACCCGAAAGTCGGCACGGTGACGATGGACGTGGCCACGGCGGTGAAGAACGCCAAGGCCGGTCAGGTGCAGTACCGCACCGACAAGGGCGGTCTCGTGCATGCCACGATTGGCCGCGCCTCGTTCGAGGTCGAAGCGCTGCAGCAGAACCTCAGCGCCTTCATCGACGCCCTGGTCAAGGCCAAGCCGGCCGCCTCGAAGGGCGTGTACCTGCGTCGCATCGCGGTCTCCAGCACCATGGGTGCCGGGGTGCGCGTGGAAACGGGCAGCGTCAACGCTGCATGATTGCCGCGCCGCCGGTACATGCCGGTGGCGTTGAAGTACTTTGGGCCGTGCCTGCCCGCAAGGATGGGCGCGGATCGTCAAAGACCGCAGGTGCGGGACCCCGAGGGGAATCGCTTAAGCATTCCGGTGGCCTGCGCAGACGGTGTATCCAGAACAGGACCTGGCCCGATGGGCCGCACTCCTGATCCAGGTCGCCGTGGGTGCGAGTCGCGCAGCGCGTGGCTCGTGTGTTGACTTGAAAGGAGGGAAGACCCGTGGGTCTCAATCTCGATGACAAGAAAGCCGTAGTGGCTGAGGTGTCGGCACAGGTGGCCAATGCCCAGACGATCGCGGTGGCCGAGTATCGCGGCATTGCGGTGGGCGATCTCACCGTGCTGCGCGCCAAGGCTCGCGAATCTGGCGTCTATCTGCGTGTGCTGAAGAACACCCTGGTGCGTCGTGCGATCGCCGGTACCCCGTTCGAGGGTCTGGCCGAGCAGCTCACCGGACCGCTGATCTATGGCGTTTCGCAGGATCCGGTCGCTGCTGCGAAGGTGCTCAACGAATTCGCC
Proteins encoded in this window:
- the rplJ gene encoding 50S ribosomal protein L10, coding for MGLNLDDKKAVVAEVSAQVANAQTIAVAEYRGIAVGDLTVLRAKARESGVYLRVLKNTLVRRAIAGTPFEGLAEQLTGPLIYGVSQDPVAAAKVLNEFAKTNPKLVLKAGSYAGNTLDLAGVQALASIPSREELLAKLLGVMQAPVSGFAGALAALAKKREEEGAAA
- the rplA gene encoding 50S ribosomal protein L1, whose amino-acid sequence is MAKLSKRVQALRAKVDRNQAYPVADALRLVKECATAKFDESIDIAVNLGVDARKSDQVVRGSVVLPAGTGKAVRVAVFAQGEKAEAARAAGADVVGFDDLAEQVKAGNLDFDICIATPDAMRVVGQLGQILGPRGLMPNPKVGTVTMDVATAVKNAKAGQVQYRTDKGGLVHATIGRASFEVEALQQNLSAFIDALVKAKPAASKGVYLRRIAVSSTMGAGVRVETGSVNAA